From the candidate division WOR-3 bacterium genome, the window GTGAAGAGAATTCCAAAAGCGGCATGTTCTTTTACGCCGGAAAAGCTGATTAAATCTTCTTTGTCTGCGTTGAACACTTCGTGGAGAGTTTTGAATTGCTTTAAAATTTCCTTTGCCTGCGGTCTCATGTCTTGTCTTGGTCTTCCGACGGTCAAAAGGAGTTCAACTATATCCGTATCTGAAAGGGAATCGATACCTTCTGAAAGGTATTGATCTCTCAGCCTCTTCCGGTGTCCTTGTCTGTGTTTATCGGGATTACTTTTCGATGATTTCATCAGTAATTTTCCCGAGAAAAGGATCTCTCGCACCCATTGTAATAAAGGCATCGTATTGAGAGAGGTTTACACTTTTCCAATTCAATTCTCCACTCGTCACTGTTAAATCATTGTTGAAAGATTTTACCAGTTCTTCGAGCCATTTTGAATTAAATTGTGTCTCCTTGATGGTTCCTCCAGTGTAGAAGACTTCAAATAAATGCAGACAATCCTTTTGACCCAGCAAATCTGCAAAAATACGGGCGATCTCTAATCCAAATAGTTTCAAGGGTCCGAAACCGTGTGGACGGAAAGCGATGAAAATATTTTTATGTCTTTCTTTAAGAGCTCTTATTGAAGCATTGATTTTTGCCGGATTATGGGCAAAGTCATCGTATATTTTGGTTTTTCCCCGCTTGCCTTTGAATTCAAGCCTTCTTTTGATAACCGGCAGGCCCAGTAAAGCTTTTTTGACTATTGAAAGTTCAATTCCGAATTCAACACAGGCTTTTATGGCCGCCACACAATTTTCAACGTTATGACGACCGAAAAGTGGAACATCGTATACTTCACCTTCGAGCATGAATTTCGTCCAGGTTATACCGGTTTTATCTTCAAAACTGTCCATGACAGAATGATCGCTTGTATATACTAATCCGCAATCGATAAGGCCATGGCAGGAATAATTGACAAAGCATTTTTTGCTGTTAAAGCAAAAGTCTTTAAACATACTTGTCAATTTTTCCAACTTAAAATGATCCCTTGTAATATTGAGAACAATTCCGATATCGGGTCTGTAAAGATGGAGTTTGCCGTCGCTTTCGTCTGATTCGACAACGAATAATTCTTCTATGTCTTTTTGAAAATAAGGCTCTCCTTCGCTGCCGGTGAAAACAGCGGGTTTTCTTCCTGATGTTTTAAGGACATGACCAATTATCGTGGCCGTGGTGGTCTTGCCGCTGGTCCCGGCAACGCAAATGGAGTATCCGTTATTGACTATCTGTGCCAAAATCTCTGATCGGCTGATTACCGGGACGCCTTTTTCGAGGGCTCCTTCTATCAAAGGGGTGGAATCCTCAACAGCGGCACTTCTAATCAGCAAAAAAACCGATTTTTCAAATACCGAGAATTTTTCGCCGACTATTTTTACTCCGAGATTTTCGAGGAATGATCTTTTTCCGTCGGCTTTGCCCATATCGAAAAGCCGGTCTGAACCTATTAGACGGAATCCTTTTACGGCTAAATAAGCCGCGAGTACGATCATTCCTGAACCGGCCAACCCCGCAACGTAAATCAGTCCTTCATTTTTTAAATCGGTATTTAAAGAAAAATGCATGTCCAAATTTTCCTGCATGAAGTGAAAAATAATGCACAAAATTCGAAAAAGTAAAAAAACATCAAGGATTTCATGGAAACCGTGTGGTTTTTATAATACGTTTCTAACCTCTCTTTTACTTCTGGAGCTGTTGCTTTGAGTTAAATCCTGCAGTCTTTTAACTTATATAATCTTTTCGTCGATAATTCAAATAAATACTTGTAAATACGCAGTTTTATCAATGTCCATGACTTGACAATATACTGTAGAGGTGATATTGATAAATTGGTAATTGTTTGTAGTATCAAGATTTTAAGGGCGGTAAAGAGGGTTTATTGGCTGAGTGAAAAAGCTTGTTAAAGACATTGGTCAAATCATCACCATGAACGAAGGGAAAATACCCAAAAGAGGAGATGATTTAAAAAAGATAGGACTGATAGAAGGGTATGATTTGCTTATGGAAAACGGGCTCATAAGCGAAATCGCCCCAGTCGGTAAATATTGCGCTTCAGACGTAGATGAGGTTTTCAGCGCTCAGGGCTTGAACGCCTTGCCAGGTCTTGTTGATTCACATACTCATTCGGTTTTCTGCGGTTCAAGAGTCGGAGAGTTTTACGAGAGAGCATCCGGAAAGGATTACCTTGAAATTTTAAAAGACGGCGGCGGAATACTCAGTACCGTGAGAAGCGTCAGGAAAGCCTCGGAAAGAGAATTGGCGTCTTTTTCTTCAGGTTTTATGAAAAAATTTATTGACTTAGGAACGACGACAGTAGAAATAAAATCCGGGTACGGTTTGACAACCGAGGATGAGATTAAAATTCTCAAAACGGTAAAAAAACTTTCATCCGAGATTGACACCGTGCCGACTTTTTTGGGAGCGCACGCAATTCCGGAAGAATACAAAGACAGAAAAAAAGAGTATGTAGATTTGATAGTGAATTCGATGCTTAGGGCTGTATCTGAAAAAAAGCTTGCGATTTTTTGCGATGTTTTTTGTGAAAAAGGAACTTTTGATTCAAATGATGCTCGGAGAATAGCCGAAGCGGCGACAGCCCTAGGATTGAGAATGAAATTTCACGCCGAGCAATTTACAAGATCCGGAATAGTGGAGCTGGCTCTTGAATTCAGTGCTGCATCTGTGGATCATTGCGTGGAAATCACAGACGAGGATATTGACATGCTGTCATCATCTGAAACCGCAGTGGTTTTCTTGCCTGGAACCGAACTGGTGTTAAATCAAATCAATTACGCCCCCGCGAGAAAGGTTATTGATAAAAACTGCATTGTCGCTTTGTCTACAGATTTCAATCCGGGGAGTTGTCCTATCCAATCTCTTTGGACGATAGGCGCTCTCGCTGTATTGAAATTATCGATGTCCTTTGAAGAAGTTCTAAACGCTATAACTGTCAACGCGTCTTATTCTCTAGGTCTTCATGATAAAGCCGGGTTAATCAAAGAGGGATTTTGGGCAGACATAATTCTCACTGAAGTAAGGGATTTCAGGGAGTTGTTCTATTACCTGGGAAGCAACCCTGTAAGGGTTGTTATCAAGAAAGGAAAAGTAGTAAAATCTGAATTATGAAAAAAGAAGAAGTTGAAATTTTCAAAAAACTTTTTGAATCAGGGAAATGGGAAGAAGCCCAAAGATTCAGCGAAAAAGTTCCTAAAGAAAACATGCTAACAGAATTCAAATCGGTTATTCTTTTCAACACAAATCAAAAAAAGCAGGGAGAAGAAATTTCATCTGAGCTTATAAAAAACTACATAAAAAAACACGAATTTTTCGATTGCTTGGCATACATGGAATTGATGAGAGTTTTTTGCAAAAAAAATTACAGGAATTACTTTAAGATTCAAAACAGAATTTTCATTCAAGCGAAATTTTGGTCTGGTCTACTAGAAGTCATAAGGGATATTTTTCTGACTTACAGTTCTGACGTCGAAAGTGTCTCACAATACGTCGAATCTTTGACAAGCTTTATAGGAAATAAAGATGCTCTAAAAATGGTGGAAGACATCATCACTATCGTAAAGACAAAAAAAGTAATCGACAATGATTCCGCTAAATTGACAAAAGAAGGACTCGATTTTTCCGTCCCCCGATACTTGGAGAAAATCGGTTCTAACGAGAACGCTGCTTATTCATACATCAAAATAGCAAAAAAAGCCATTGAACTCGGGAGAAACGAAGAAGTTAAGAGTTCGATTGAAGCTCTTGAGAGGTTGGGTTACGGGGGGCTTATTGAAGTCAAAGAGTTGAAAAAAACCATCGAAAGCAACAAGAACAATTATCTTTTCGGAATAAGCGATAAAAGTGTTTCTGATACTGTAGTAAATTTCATTGACGGAGCTTATGAAAGAATACCGATTG encodes:
- a CDS encoding imidazolonepropionase — its product is MKKLVKDIGQIITMNEGKIPKRGDDLKKIGLIEGYDLLMENGLISEIAPVGKYCASDVDEVFSAQGLNALPGLVDSHTHSVFCGSRVGEFYERASGKDYLEILKDGGGILSTVRSVRKASERELASFSSGFMKKFIDLGTTTVEIKSGYGLTTEDEIKILKTVKKLSSEIDTVPTFLGAHAIPEEYKDRKKEYVDLIVNSMLRAVSEKKLAIFCDVFCEKGTFDSNDARRIAEAATALGLRMKFHAEQFTRSGIVELALEFSAASVDHCVEITDEDIDMLSSSETAVVFLPGTELVLNQINYAPARKVIDKNCIVALSTDFNPGSCPIQSLWTIGALAVLKLSMSFEEVLNAITVNASYSLGLHDKAGLIKEGFWADIILTEVRDFRELFYYLGSNPVRVVIKKGKVVKSEL